The Zonotrichia albicollis isolate bZonAlb1 chromosome 6, bZonAlb1.hap1, whole genome shotgun sequence genome window below encodes:
- the API5 gene encoding apoptosis inhibitor 5 isoform X1, translating into MYLYRTDKKGYRNEAPGKSISQGKEKECEHRPGEHKDAYQVILDGVKGGAKEKRLAAQFIPKFFKHFPELADSAINAQLDLCEDEDVSIRRQAIKELPQFATGDNLPRVADILTQLLQSDDSAEFNLVNNALLSIFKMDAKGTLGGLFSQILQGEDIVRERAIKFLSTKLKTLPEEVMTKEVEEFILTESKKVLEDVTGEEFVLFMKILSGLKSLQTVSGRQQLVELVAEQADLEQTFNPSDTDCVDRLLQCTRQAVPLFSKNVHSTKFVTYFCEHVLPNLSSLTTLVEGLDIQLEVLKLLAEMSSFCGDMEKLESNLKKLFDKLLEYMPLPPEEAENGENAGNEEPKLQFSYVECLLYSFHQLGRKLPDFLTAKLNAEKLKDFKIRLQYFARGLQVYIRQLRLALQGKTGEALKTEENKIKVVALKITNNINVLIKDLFHIPPSYKSTVTLSWKPVQKADASQKRASEDTTSSSPPKKASAGPKRDARQIYNPPSGKYSSNLGSFSYEQRGGFRGGRGRGWGGRGNRSRGRIY; encoded by the exons ATGTACTTGTATAGGACAGACAAAAAGGGATACAGAAACGAGGCGCCGGGGAAAAGCATCAGtcaagggaaggagaaggaatgcGAACATAGACCCGGAGAG caTAAGGATGCCTACCAGGTGATCTTGGACGGTGTGAAAGGAGGTGCCAAGGAGAAGAGACTTGCAGCCCAGTTCATTCCTAAGTTCTTCAAGCATTTTCCTGAGCTAGCTGACTCAGCTATCAACGCCCAGTTGGACCTCTGTGAGGATGAAGATGTTTCT ATCCGTCGACAAGCAATCAAGGAACTGCCTCAGTTTGCCACTGGAGATAACCTTCCTCGGGTAGCAGACATACTGACCCAGCTTCTGCAGTCAG atGATTCTGCAGAATTCAATTTGGTGAACAATGCCTTGCTCAGTATATTTAAGATGGATGCTAAAG GGACTTTGGGAGGTTTATTCAGTCAGATTCTTCAGGGAGAGGATATTGTGAGGGAGAGAGCCATTAAGTTCCTTTCTACAAAACTGAAAACTTTACCAGAGGAAGTGATGACAAAGGAGGTGGAGGAGTTCATATTGACTGAATCAAAGAAG GTTCTGGAAGATGTGACAGGCGAGGAATTTGTTCTGTTCATGAAAATATTGTCTGGATTGAAAAGCCTACAGACAGTCAGCGGGAGACAGCAGCTGGTGGAGCTGGTGGCTGAGCAGGCTGACCTGGAACAGACGTTCAATCCGTCAGATACGGACTGCGTGGACAGACTCCTGCAGTGCACTCGGCAGGCAGTGCCCCTGTTCTCA aaaaatgttCATTCCACAAAATTTGTTACTTATTTCTGTGAGCATGTTCTGCCAAACCTCAGCTCTTTGACTACTCTGGTGGAGGGTCTTGATATCCAGTTAGAG GTCTTGAAGCTTCTTGCTGAAATGAGTTCATTTTGTGGTGATATGGAAAAGCTTGAATCAAATTTGAAGAAGCTGTTTGATAAATTGCTG GAGTATATGCCACTCCCACCAGAGGAagcagaaaatggggaaaatgctGGCAATGAAGAGCCCAAGTTGCAATTCAGTTATGTGGAGTGTTTATTGTATAGCTTCCATCAGCTAGGTCGCAAACTTCCAGACTTCCTCACAGCCAAGCTGAATGCAGAGAAATTGAAAGACTTCAAAATCAG GCTACAGTATTTTGCTCGAGGATTGCAGGTGTATATCCGACAGCTTCGTCTGGCACTTCAAGGAAAAACAGGAGAAGCTTTGAAAACAGAGGAG AACAAGATTAAAGTGGTTGCCTTGAAAATAACCAATAACATTAATGTTTTAATCAAG GATCTCTTCCACATTCCTCCTTCTTATAAAAGTACAGTTACATTGTCCTGGAAACCAGTACAGAAGGCAGATGCAAG TCAAAAAAGAGCAAGTGAAGATACAACTTCAAGTTCACCCCCAAAGAAAGCTTCAGCAGGACCAAAAAGAGATGCCAGGCAAATATACAATCCTCCCAGtggaaaatacagcagtaacCTGGGTAGTTTTTCTTACG
- the API5 gene encoding apoptosis inhibitor 5 isoform X2 encodes MPTVEELYRNYGILADATETAGQHKDAYQVILDGVKGGAKEKRLAAQFIPKFFKHFPELADSAINAQLDLCEDEDVSIRRQAIKELPQFATGDNLPRVADILTQLLQSDDSAEFNLVNNALLSIFKMDAKGTLGGLFSQILQGEDIVRERAIKFLSTKLKTLPEEVMTKEVEEFILTESKKVLEDVTGEEFVLFMKILSGLKSLQTVSGRQQLVELVAEQADLEQTFNPSDTDCVDRLLQCTRQAVPLFSKNVHSTKFVTYFCEHVLPNLSSLTTLVEGLDIQLEVLKLLAEMSSFCGDMEKLESNLKKLFDKLLEYMPLPPEEAENGENAGNEEPKLQFSYVECLLYSFHQLGRKLPDFLTAKLNAEKLKDFKIRLQYFARGLQVYIRQLRLALQGKTGEALKTEENKIKVVALKITNNINVLIKDLFHIPPSYKSTVTLSWKPVQKADASQKRASEDTTSSSPPKKASAGPKRDARQIYNPPSGKYSSNLGSFSYEQRGGFRGGRGRGWGGRGNRSRGRIY; translated from the exons ATGCCCACCGTGGAGGAGCTCTACCGCAACTACGGCATCCTGGCGGACGCCACGGAGACGGCGGGCCAG caTAAGGATGCCTACCAGGTGATCTTGGACGGTGTGAAAGGAGGTGCCAAGGAGAAGAGACTTGCAGCCCAGTTCATTCCTAAGTTCTTCAAGCATTTTCCTGAGCTAGCTGACTCAGCTATCAACGCCCAGTTGGACCTCTGTGAGGATGAAGATGTTTCT ATCCGTCGACAAGCAATCAAGGAACTGCCTCAGTTTGCCACTGGAGATAACCTTCCTCGGGTAGCAGACATACTGACCCAGCTTCTGCAGTCAG atGATTCTGCAGAATTCAATTTGGTGAACAATGCCTTGCTCAGTATATTTAAGATGGATGCTAAAG GGACTTTGGGAGGTTTATTCAGTCAGATTCTTCAGGGAGAGGATATTGTGAGGGAGAGAGCCATTAAGTTCCTTTCTACAAAACTGAAAACTTTACCAGAGGAAGTGATGACAAAGGAGGTGGAGGAGTTCATATTGACTGAATCAAAGAAG GTTCTGGAAGATGTGACAGGCGAGGAATTTGTTCTGTTCATGAAAATATTGTCTGGATTGAAAAGCCTACAGACAGTCAGCGGGAGACAGCAGCTGGTGGAGCTGGTGGCTGAGCAGGCTGACCTGGAACAGACGTTCAATCCGTCAGATACGGACTGCGTGGACAGACTCCTGCAGTGCACTCGGCAGGCAGTGCCCCTGTTCTCA aaaaatgttCATTCCACAAAATTTGTTACTTATTTCTGTGAGCATGTTCTGCCAAACCTCAGCTCTTTGACTACTCTGGTGGAGGGTCTTGATATCCAGTTAGAG GTCTTGAAGCTTCTTGCTGAAATGAGTTCATTTTGTGGTGATATGGAAAAGCTTGAATCAAATTTGAAGAAGCTGTTTGATAAATTGCTG GAGTATATGCCACTCCCACCAGAGGAagcagaaaatggggaaaatgctGGCAATGAAGAGCCCAAGTTGCAATTCAGTTATGTGGAGTGTTTATTGTATAGCTTCCATCAGCTAGGTCGCAAACTTCCAGACTTCCTCACAGCCAAGCTGAATGCAGAGAAATTGAAAGACTTCAAAATCAG GCTACAGTATTTTGCTCGAGGATTGCAGGTGTATATCCGACAGCTTCGTCTGGCACTTCAAGGAAAAACAGGAGAAGCTTTGAAAACAGAGGAG AACAAGATTAAAGTGGTTGCCTTGAAAATAACCAATAACATTAATGTTTTAATCAAG GATCTCTTCCACATTCCTCCTTCTTATAAAAGTACAGTTACATTGTCCTGGAAACCAGTACAGAAGGCAGATGCAAG TCAAAAAAGAGCAAGTGAAGATACAACTTCAAGTTCACCCCCAAAGAAAGCTTCAGCAGGACCAAAAAGAGATGCCAGGCAAATATACAATCCTCCCAGtggaaaatacagcagtaacCTGGGTAGTTTTTCTTACG